One genomic segment of Ricinus communis isolate WT05 ecotype wild-type chromosome 5, ASM1957865v1, whole genome shotgun sequence includes these proteins:
- the LOC8269024 gene encoding uncharacterized protein LOC8269024 isoform X1 has product MGRRQNDQESSRFTFLTLLLVGFISCALVYTVLSLILNPNITFINSDSKYLAMEGKSFKSKDDGECCRGINNLELWGPAVKWGSEFKFNSSKECCQACRDMCNGNDGPCLCDTWVFCGNKQTCGSKFGECWLKKQKDSLTPDRQEAGDKVSWTSGLIFGKGEGIVGLETEYGTLHIKLFPDCAPHSVYYILELLSLRHCAGCQFFRAESRGQFWDSEGNHIKDAPFGPPFALIQGTLEAQGTTFSKIPREVCPTVRRGSVAWVGSGPEFLISLADHQEWKKAYTVFGSVLPEDMQIVERIVQLPTKSDVWNSINVSVLEKPVPLMFRRIKSIH; this is encoded by the exons ATGGGTCGCAGGCAAAACGACCAAGAATCCTCCCGTTTCACCTTTCTTACTCTCCTCTTAGTGGGTTTTATCTCATGTGCTTTAGTCTATACTGTCCTGTCTTTGATCTTAAATCCCAacataacttttataaattcagATTCTAAGTATTTGGCAATGGAAGGGAAGAGTTTTAAAAGTAAGGATGATGGTGAATGTTGTAGAGGGATTAATAATTTGGAGCTATGGGGGCCTGCAGTGAAATGGGGATCAGAGTTTAAGTTTAATTCTTCGAAGGAGTGTTGTCAGGCATGCAGGGATATGTGTAATGGTAATGATGGGCCTTGTTTGTGTGATACTTGGGTGTTTTGTGGGAATAAACAGACTTGCGGATCAAAATTTGGTGAG TGTTGGCTGAAAAAACAGAAGGATTCATTAACACCTGATAGGCAAGAAGCAGGTGACAAAGTTAGTTGGACTTCAGGACTGATCTTTGGAAAAGGAGAG GGCATTGTTGGCTTGGAAACAGAATATGGCACTCTTCACATAAAA CTCTTCCCTGACTGTGCTCCACATTCTGTATATTACATTCTTGAGTTGTTATCATTGCGCCATTGTGCTGGTTGCCAATTTTTCCGTGCTGAGAGCCGCGGCCAATTTTGGGATTCTGAGGGAAACCACATAAAAGAT GCTCCTTTCGGCCCTCCTTTTGCATTGATTCAAGGAACACTGGAAGCTCAAGGGACGACGTTCAGCAAAATCCCAAGAGAAGTATGCCCAACAGTAAGAAGGGGCTCAGTAGCATGGGTTGGTTCTGGCCCAGAATTCTTGATTAGCCTAGCCGATCACCAGGAATGGAAAAAAGCATACACAGTCTTCGGTTCTGTTCTTCCTGAAGACATGCAAATTGTAGAAAGAATTGTCCAACTCCCCACCAAATCAGATGTTTGGAACAGTATTAACGTGTCTGTTTTGGAGAAGCCTGTTCCCTTGATGTTCCGAAGAATCAAGTCAATTCATTGA
- the LOC8269024 gene encoding uncharacterized protein LOC8269024 isoform X2, producing MGRRQNDQESSRFTFLTLLLVGFISCALVYTVLSLILNPNITFINSDSKYLAMEGKSFKSKDDGECCRGINNLELWGPAVKWGSEFKFNSSKECCQACRDMCNGNDGPCLCDTWVFCGNKQTCGSKFGECWLKKQKDSLTPDRQEAGDKVSWTSGLIFGKGEGIVGLETEYGTLHIKLLSLRHCAGCQFFRAESRGQFWDSEGNHIKDAPFGPPFALIQGTLEAQGTTFSKIPREVCPTVRRGSVAWVGSGPEFLISLADHQEWKKAYTVFGSVLPEDMQIVERIVQLPTKSDVWNSINVSVLEKPVPLMFRRIKSIH from the exons ATGGGTCGCAGGCAAAACGACCAAGAATCCTCCCGTTTCACCTTTCTTACTCTCCTCTTAGTGGGTTTTATCTCATGTGCTTTAGTCTATACTGTCCTGTCTTTGATCTTAAATCCCAacataacttttataaattcagATTCTAAGTATTTGGCAATGGAAGGGAAGAGTTTTAAAAGTAAGGATGATGGTGAATGTTGTAGAGGGATTAATAATTTGGAGCTATGGGGGCCTGCAGTGAAATGGGGATCAGAGTTTAAGTTTAATTCTTCGAAGGAGTGTTGTCAGGCATGCAGGGATATGTGTAATGGTAATGATGGGCCTTGTTTGTGTGATACTTGGGTGTTTTGTGGGAATAAACAGACTTGCGGATCAAAATTTGGTGAG TGTTGGCTGAAAAAACAGAAGGATTCATTAACACCTGATAGGCAAGAAGCAGGTGACAAAGTTAGTTGGACTTCAGGACTGATCTTTGGAAAAGGAGAG GGCATTGTTGGCTTGGAAACAGAATATGGCACTCTTCACATAAAA TTGTTATCATTGCGCCATTGTGCTGGTTGCCAATTTTTCCGTGCTGAGAGCCGCGGCCAATTTTGGGATTCTGAGGGAAACCACATAAAAGAT GCTCCTTTCGGCCCTCCTTTTGCATTGATTCAAGGAACACTGGAAGCTCAAGGGACGACGTTCAGCAAAATCCCAAGAGAAGTATGCCCAACAGTAAGAAGGGGCTCAGTAGCATGGGTTGGTTCTGGCCCAGAATTCTTGATTAGCCTAGCCGATCACCAGGAATGGAAAAAAGCATACACAGTCTTCGGTTCTGTTCTTCCTGAAGACATGCAAATTGTAGAAAGAATTGTCCAACTCCCCACCAAATCAGATGTTTGGAACAGTATTAACGTGTCTGTTTTGGAGAAGCCTGTTCCCTTGATGTTCCGAAGAATCAAGTCAATTCATTGA